Sequence from the Luteibacter aegosomaticola genome:
CTGGCGATGCTGGTGCCGATGGTGTGCTTCCTCGCCATCTTCCTGTTCGCCTGGAGCCGCGTGCGCTCCGTGGGAGCCCCCGCATGACCTGGCAGTGCCTCGCTCTGGACCTGCGCGACGACGCCGCGCTGATCGCCGAATACGAGCGCTGGCACCGTGCCGAGTTCGTCTGGCCCGAAGTGGTCGCGTCGATTCGTGCCGCCGGCATTCTCGACATGCAGATCTTCCGCACCGGCAACCGGCTGGTGATGTTGATGCGCGTCGGGCCTGGGTTCGATGCAGAAGCCAAGGCGGCCGCCGATGCCGCCAGCGAGCGGGTGCAGGCGTGGGAGGCGTTGATGTCGACGTTCCAGCAGCCGTTGCCGTGGGCGGCGGAAGGGCAGAAGTGGGTGCCGATGGTGCGGATTTTTGATTTGGCGGGGTGTGTGGGTTAAGAGCCGGTAGGCCTGCGCGTCGGTACGAACGGCGTCGCGCGCAAGCGCGCTCCTACAAGAGCGATCACTGCCGCCAGAGAATGTCGGAACTCACCCGCGTCGCATCCAGCGCCCCCGTCAGCGCCATGCTCGTGCTCAGTTCTTTGCGGATCAGCTCGATCGCTTGCGTCACACCGCCTTCGCCATTCGCGCCGAGGCCGTAAAGGAATGCCTTGCCGATCAGCCCGGCACGCGCACCCAGTGCCAACGCCTTCAGCAGATCCTGTCCGCTCGTGATGCCGCTATCGAGCAGCACTTCAGTACCACCCGCCACGGCATCCACGATCGAAGGCAACACATCGATCGCCGCCGGTGCACCGTCGAGCTGCCGCCCGCCATGGTTCGATACCACGATGGCGTCGACGCCATGCTGCACGGCCAGCTTCGCATCCTCCGCATCGAGGATGCCCTTGATGATCAGCTTCCCCGGCCAGAGGTCGCGGATCCATGCGAGGTCATTCCAGTT
This genomic interval carries:
- a CDS encoding L-rhamnose mutarotase, which encodes MTWQCLALDLRDDAALIAEYERWHRAEFVWPEVVASIRAAGILDMQIFRTGNRLVMLMRVGPGFDAEAKAAADAASERVQAWEALMSTFQQPLPWAAEGQKWVPMVRIFDLAGCVG